In Paenibacillus segetis, the genomic window AGTGGTTCCCTACGTGATAATATAAGCTTCTACTCACCGAATGCTTCGCGCGAAGCTGTAGAGCAAGCCGCTACAGCTGCAGGGCTGGGTCAATTAGTTCGCGGATTACCTAGCGGGTATGATGAAGTTATCGGTGGGGGTGGACGTGATCTAAGCGGTGGCCAAGAGCAGCGTGTGGCACTTGCCCGTGCTCTACTCAGTGAGCGTCCAATTATTTTGCTCGATGAGCCAACCGCACATCTGGATATCGAAACGGAATATGAACTAAAGGATACGATGTTGCCATTGTTTGAGGATAAGCTGGTATTCTTAGCTACTCATCGATTGCACTGGATGCGGGATATGGATTACATCATCGTCATGGAGCAAGGGCGCGTGGTGGAGATCGGAACTCATGAGCAGTTGATTGGCCAAAAAGGGGCTTATCATCATTTGATAGCCATACAGCAGGAGGGGATACAATGAAGCAGGAGCAATGGATAAGACCTTATTTTCGGGTCTATAGTGGGCGGTTTGCACTCTATTTGATTTTGGGTGCACTAACACTACTTTCTGCGTCAATGCTCATGTTCACCTCTGGATTCTTAATTTCCAAGTCGTCGCTGCAGCCATACAATATTCTCATGGTATATGTACCGATTGTTGGTGTGAGAACGTTTGGTATTGGTCGGGCGGTCATTCATTATGTGGAGCGGCTAGTTGGACACGATACGGTTCTGCGTATTTTATCGAAAATGCGAGTCAAATTATATAAAATTCTTGAGCCGCAAGCGTTGTTTATTTCTTCACGCTATCGGACCGGAGACCTTCTAAGCGTCTTAGCTGACGATATAGAACAATTACAAAATGTATATATCCGCACCGTGTTTCCAAGTTTAGTGGCTTTGATTCTTTATGCGGCTGCTGTAATTGGACTCAGTGGGTTTGATGTTGTATTCGCAGGTTTAGTTGCAATCTATATCTTCATTCTGGTGGCTGTACTTCCCTATATCTCATTGAAGCTTACTAGAGCAACGAATATCGCAGTGAAGCGTGAGCGAAATGGACTTTATCAGAAGCTTACGGATGCTGTGATGGGGATTAGTGATTGGGTAATCAGTGGCCGACAAGCGGAGTTTGTGGAATCGTATGAGCGGGATGAAGAAATTGTGGCTCGCAAAGAACAAAGATTACGGGCTTGGGCTAGATGGAGAAGCTTAATAGGGCAAATGGTTGTCGCTGCGATTGTTGTTTCAATGGTGTATTGGTCTGCGGGACAAGCGGCGGCTGGGAGCATTGATCCTACTTTTATCGTAGCCTTCGTGCTAATCGTGTTTCCACTTGCCGATGCCTTTCTTCCTGTATCAGAAGCGATGGAACGGATTCCTCAGTACCGGGAATCATTGAGTAGGTTGGATCGTATTTCAGGATCATCTAATATGGAGTCCTCCGTATCAAAGGATGGTCAAGGGAATGAATCTTTAACTGAAAATAGGGCAGAAGCTGGCGTAAGCCAAGAAGCACTTAGCAAGGCCTCCCGCAGTGTCTCGCTGGAACTGCGAAATGTGAAGTTTGCCTATAGTTCGGATGATGCCAATTCTGTTGATAACGTGTCTTTGGATATTCCCCAGGGCAAACGGATCGCGATTATTGGCCGCAGTGGTGCAGGTAAATCTACATTACTGAAGCTAATTCAAGGTGCTATCGCTCCAGTTAGTGGCTCGGTTACAATTAATGGCCTTCCTGCTATGAATTACGGCGATGATATCTCAAAGGTGATTTCTGTATTGAACCAGCGCCCACATTTGTTTGATACGACAATTGCAAACAATATTCGGTTGGGTCGTCCAGAATCATCGGAGGAAGAGATTATTCAGGCGAGTAAGTCAGCGCAGCTTGACGAGTTAGTTCGATCTCTTCCGGCTGGGCTGGATACGCCGATGCGTGAGACAGGCCAACGTTTCTCTGGAGGGGAACGGCAGCGTGTTGCCTTAGCGCGTATTTTGCTGCAAAATAATCCGGTACTCATCCTTGATGAGCCTACAGTAGGGCTCGATCCTCGTACGGAGCGGGAGTTGCTGTCAACGATTTTCAGTACCACTAAAGGGAAATCATTGATTTGGGTTACTCACCATTTGGTTGGTGCCGAATGCATGGATGAAGTGATTTTTATGGAGCATGGTGTTATTCTCATGCGGGGTACACATGCCGAATTGATGGAGCGAGAACCTAGATATCGTAATTTATACGCTCTGGATCGTCCAGGGGTTTAAGCTCTTTATAGAATCATTGTATCAATGAAGACAATAAGAGACACTTGTAGCGCCACTAGAGTGGAGTTATAAGTGTTTTTTTGTAGTTCCGCTAAAGTGGCTTCTCTTCCGGCTGTTTAGCCTATATAATGGGGAATAATAATATTACATGACGTGGAAGTATTTACAATAAAATTAGCATCTTGTTCATTATCAGCTACATGAATAGCAGCAAGATCAGGTATGGTAAGAGGAGGAGGTGACAAGTTGGAACTGAGGCAGATTCAATATTTTATTGAAGTGGCGAAGCTGGAGCATGTGACAGAGGCCTCTTATGTCTTACATGTATCACAGTCGGCTGTTAGTAGACAGATTTTTAAACTGGAGTCAGAGCTTGGT contains:
- the cydC gene encoding thiol reductant ABC exporter subunit CydC, which gives rise to MKQEQWIRPYFRVYSGRFALYLILGALTLLSASMLMFTSGFLISKSSLQPYNILMVYVPIVGVRTFGIGRAVIHYVERLVGHDTVLRILSKMRVKLYKILEPQALFISSRYRTGDLLSVLADDIEQLQNVYIRTVFPSLVALILYAAAVIGLSGFDVVFAGLVAIYIFILVAVLPYISLKLTRATNIAVKRERNGLYQKLTDAVMGISDWVISGRQAEFVESYERDEEIVARKEQRLRAWARWRSLIGQMVVAAIVVSMVYWSAGQAAAGSIDPTFIVAFVLIVFPLADAFLPVSEAMERIPQYRESLSRLDRISGSSNMESSVSKDGQGNESLTENRAEAGVSQEALSKASRSVSLELRNVKFAYSSDDANSVDNVSLDIPQGKRIAIIGRSGAGKSTLLKLIQGAIAPVSGSVTINGLPAMNYGDDISKVISVLNQRPHLFDTTIANNIRLGRPESSEEEIIQASKSAQLDELVRSLPAGLDTPMRETGQRFSGGERQRVALARILLQNNPVLILDEPTVGLDPRTERELLSTIFSTTKGKSLIWVTHHLVGAECMDEVIFMEHGVILMRGTHAELMEREPRYRNLYALDRPGV